The Paenibacillus sp. FSL R7-0204 genome includes a region encoding these proteins:
- a CDS encoding pro-sigmaK processing inhibitor BofA family protein, giving the protein MLRTVALGVLIISAALLVLIVFRKRLGWAWMSVFGTHLILAALGIYIVNFSGVVSDLHIPLNPTTIGAVTILGLPGVALLLGLKLTLF; this is encoded by the coding sequence ATGCTAAGAACTGTTGCACTGGGTGTGCTGATTATATCTGCAGCGCTGCTGGTCCTGATTGTATTTAGGAAAAGATTGGGGTGGGCATGGATGAGCGTATTTGGGACCCATCTTATATTAGCGGCGCTCGGAATTTATATCGTTAATTTCTCGGGAGTTGTAAGTGATCTGCACATACCGCTTAACCCTACAACCATAGGTGCTGTAACCATTCTTGGTCTGCCGGGAGTGGCGCTGTTATTGGGATTGAAATTAACTTTGTTTTAG
- a CDS encoding DUF2508 family protein: MGWWITKWLSGNTDKAKAAETEEEWGTVYQEVRKAQSEWERAYLMFDEALGQDQIDYAIYILEAAERKYQIHLKDAKRLGLNRSQLQV; this comes from the coding sequence ATGGGTTGGTGGATTACCAAGTGGCTGAGCGGGAATACGGATAAGGCAAAGGCAGCGGAGACGGAAGAGGAATGGGGCACGGTGTACCAAGAGGTGCGTAAAGCGCAGTCTGAATGGGAGCGGGCTTACCTTATGTTTGATGAGGCTCTGGGCCAGGATCAGATTGACTATGCGATCTATATCCTGGAGGCGGCTGAGCGCAAATATCAGATACACCTTAAGGATGCCAAGCGGCTGGGGCTTAACCGGAGCCAACTGCAAGTATGA
- the recR gene encoding recombination mediator RecR has protein sequence MYYPEPLAKLIEAFTRLPGIGPKTAARLAFHVLNMKEDEVIDFAKALVSVKRNLHYCSVCCNITDTDPCRICQDKTRDASVICVVQDSKDLVAIERTKEFDGYYHVLQGAISPMEGIGPDDIRLKELLTRLSDERVKELIMATNPNIEGEATAMYISRLVRPFEIKITRIAHGLPVGGDLEYADEVTLSKALEGRRELF, from the coding sequence TTGTATTATCCAGAACCGCTAGCCAAGCTGATAGAAGCTTTTACACGTTTGCCCGGGATTGGCCCGAAGACAGCTGCCCGGCTGGCCTTTCATGTGCTGAACATGAAGGAGGACGAGGTGATTGATTTCGCCAAAGCCCTGGTCAGCGTCAAGCGCAATCTTCATTACTGTTCGGTCTGCTGCAACATAACGGATACCGACCCGTGCCGGATCTGCCAGGACAAAACCCGCGATGCTTCGGTAATCTGTGTGGTTCAGGACTCGAAGGATCTGGTCGCTATCGAACGAACTAAGGAATTTGACGGCTATTATCATGTCCTCCAGGGTGCAATCTCGCCTATGGAAGGCATAGGGCCGGACGATATAAGGCTGAAGGAGCTGCTGACCAGACTCAGCGATGAGCGGGTGAAGGAGCTGATTATGGCGACCAACCCCAACATTGAAGGGGAAGCCACCGCCATGTATATCTCGCGTCTTGTCCGTCCCTTTGAGATCAAGATCACCAGGATAGCCCATGGCTTGCCTGTAGGCGGCGATCTTGAGTATGCGGACGAGGTAACCCTGTCGAAGGCGCTGGAAGGCCGTCGTGAGCTGTTCTGA
- a CDS encoding YbaB/EbfC family nucleoid-associated protein, with amino-acid sequence MNNMNQMMKQVKKMQEQMLKAQEELGSKTIEGSSGGGVVTVQVNGHKKLLSIQIKPEVVDPEDIEMLQDLVITAVNDALTQAEELANNDMGKFTGGMKIPGLF; translated from the coding sequence ATGAATAATATGAACCAAATGATGAAGCAGGTTAAGAAGATGCAGGAGCAGATGCTCAAAGCCCAGGAAGAGCTAGGCAGCAAGACGATTGAGGGTTCTTCCGGCGGCGGCGTGGTTACCGTTCAGGTGAACGGACACAAGAAATTGCTGTCCATTCAGATCAAACCGGAGGTTGTTGATCCGGAGGATATCGAAATGCTGCAGGATCTGGTGATCACTGCTGTTAATGATGCTCTTACCCAGGCAGAAGAGTTGGCGAACAACGATATGGGTAAATTCACAGGCGGAATGAAGATTCCTGGCTTGTTCTAG